A region from the Eublepharis macularius isolate TG4126 chromosome 13, MPM_Emac_v1.0, whole genome shotgun sequence genome encodes:
- the LOC129341364 gene encoding SLAIN motif-containing protein-like isoform X1 — MVVPGSAPVIQPDHSLGTELGRGSTEGSAMGPGAEPMTDEVGTELEEVRKLQELVRRLEFQNQQLRTRSLRSVPEAKLLSQAAAGVDNCNSRLNGMEMNNSINALMDKQELQMVADLHSALSKMKSEAEEREDCLKKDVEATVQHSCATASGKASSNTHFVSSTEKQSSDDNTSFSSWDCGGTVHVENFTIGGIEPIVRMSEESTAVEDLLSETTLDKVEVLELEYGTDEEDSWLYVSPRKSSIDEKESPLKWCRQVLDHPSPETEAACRTLINRLDQASRWKSLYCSPLASPSVHNLNTDTGSCSNALNSPGHYKSTNKPLLTCGSSGYLSMHSALSSQSSVESELSTSDDSISMGYKLQDLTDVQVMARLQEESLRQDCASSSASVSRRSSSASLHSLRRGTYSDQDFDTYSLEDEDDDCSLSYHSSHRYSPSPLSSPRCQSPSTNTDYGKVAGTRIRPPRRTMQSSMQDRLKYSGNEEELRHSMPNLARTGLRSLESVRNSRSLESDLQVPSNRLSRIQQPSSSLTTSKLRYSSGSGQSPLTVRQPMKAGSCTNALLTPRQPVRATGYASPTGRVRKLQSSTLNPASAGSSSSMARNSVATGAKNSAAKTRTSVGGAPAPKSKLNQPAKRFPKAGVSADDSWKDGCY, encoded by the exons ATGGTTGTTCCTGGGAGTGCCCCTGTAATTCAGCCAGACCACAGTCTTGGAACAGAGCTGGGCAGAGGTTCAACAGAAGGCTCTGCAATGGGTCCAGGTGCAGAACCAATgactgatgaagtgggcacggaACTGGAGGAGGTACGGAAGCTGCAGGAACTTGTAAGAAGACTTGAGTTCCAGAATCAGCAGTTGAGAACTAGAAGCCTCCGAAGTGTGCCAGAGGCAAAActgctgagccaggctgctgctggAGTAGATAATTGCAATTCCAGGCTCAATGGAATGGAAATGAATAATAGCATCAACGCTCTGATGGATAAGCAAGAGTTGCAGATGGTGGCAGACCTGCACTCTGCACTAAGTAAAATGAAGTCGGAAGCAGAAGAGAGAGAAGACTGTTTGAAAAAAGATGTAGAGGCCACAGTGCAGCATAGCTGTGCCACTGCTTCTGGGAAAGCATCTTCCAACACACATTTTGTGAGCAGTACAGAAAAGCAGAGCAGTGATGATAATACCAGCTTCTCCAGCTGGGACTGTGGCGGCACAGTGCATGTGGAAAACTTCACCATCGGAGGCATTGAGCCAATAGTGAGAATGAGTGAAGAAAGTACAGCTGTAGAAGACCTTCTGAGTGAGACAACTCTGGATAAGGTGGAAGTGCTAGAGCTTGAGTATGGGACTGATGAAGAGGACAGTTG GCTATATGTCTCACCAAGAAAGTCATCTATAGATGAAAAGGAATCTCCCTTGAAATGGTGCAGGCAGGTGTTGGATCACCCAAGCCCTGAGACAGAGGCAGCCTGCCGCACCCTCATCAATAGGCTTGACCAAG CCAGTAGGTGGAAATCCCTGTATTGCAGTCCGCTGGCGTCTCCAAGTGTGCATAACTTGAATACAGACACAGGGTCCTGTAGCAATGCACTAAACTCTCCTGGGCACTACAAATCAACTAACAAACCGCTACTAACATGTGGCAGCTCAG GTTATTTGAGTATGCACTCAGCTTTAAGTTCTCAGTCCTCTGTTGAAAGTGAACTCAGTACATCAGATGACTCCATATCAATGGGATACAAACTGCAGGATTTGACTGATGTCCAAGTAATGGCCCGCCTACAGGAAGAAA GTCTCCGTCAGGACTGCGCTTCCAGCTCAGCCTCCGTTTCTCGCCGCAGCTCCAGTGCCTCCTTGCATTCTTTGCGCAGAGGCACCTACAGTGACCAGGACTTTGACACATACAGCTTGGAGGATGAAGATGATGACTGTTCCCTTTCCTATCATAGCAGCCACAGATATTCCCCATCCCCCCTCAGCTCTCCACGGTGCCAGTCCCCATCCACAAACACAGACTACGGCAAGGTGGCAGGCACCCGGATTCGGCCGCCACGGAGAACAATGCAAAGTTCTATGCAAGACAGATTGAAATACTCTGGGAATGAAG AGGAGCTGCGGCACAGCATGCCTAACTTGGCCAGAACAGGCCTGCGCTCCTTGGAATCTGTAAGGAACAGCCGCAGCTTGGAGTCAGATCTCCAGGTTCCTAGTAACCGACTCTCCAGAATCCAACAACCATCAAGCA GTCTGACAACAAGTAAGCTCCGATACTCCTCTGGTTCTGGGCAGTCTCCTTTAACAGTCCGACAGCCGATGAAAGCGGGTTCCTGTACGAATGCTCTCTTAACACCACGACAGCCCGTTAGAGCCACTGGTTATGCAAGTCCTACTGGTAGAGTTCGAAAGCTACAGTCTTCCACACTCAACCCAGCTTCTGCAGGCAGTAGTAGTTCTATGGCTAGAAATAGTGTAGCCACAGGAGCAAAGAATTCTGCAGCTAAAACGCGAACGTCTGTAGGGGGAGCACCTGCTCCAAAGAGCAAGCTGAACCAGCCAGCCAAGAG ATTTCCAAAGGCTGGTGTTTCTGCTGATGACTCTTGGAAAGATGGGTGTTACTGA
- the LOC129341364 gene encoding SLAIN motif-containing protein-like isoform X2, whose product MVVPGSAPVIQPDHSLGTELGRGSTEGSAMGPGAEPMTDEVGTELEEVRKLQELVRRLEFQNQQLRTRSLRSVPEAKLLSQAAAGVDNCNSRLNGMEMNNSINALMDKQELQMVADLHSALSKMKSEAEEREDCLKKDVEATVQHSCATASGKASSNTHFVSSTEKQSSDDNTSFSSWDCGGTVHVENFTIGGIEPIVRMSEESTAVEDLLSETTLDKVEVLELEYGTDEEDSWLYVSPRKSSIDEKESPLKWCRQVLDHPSPETEAACRTLINRLDQGYLSMHSALSSQSSVESELSTSDDSISMGYKLQDLTDVQVMARLQEESLRQDCASSSASVSRRSSSASLHSLRRGTYSDQDFDTYSLEDEDDDCSLSYHSSHRYSPSPLSSPRCQSPSTNTDYGKVAGTRIRPPRRTMQSSMQDRLKYSGNEEELRHSMPNLARTGLRSLESVRNSRSLESDLQVPSNRLSRIQQPSSSLTTSKLRYSSGSGQSPLTVRQPMKAGSCTNALLTPRQPVRATGYASPTGRVRKLQSSTLNPASAGSSSSMARNSVATGAKNSAAKTRTSVGGAPAPKSKLNQPAKRFPKAGVSADDSWKDGCY is encoded by the exons ATGGTTGTTCCTGGGAGTGCCCCTGTAATTCAGCCAGACCACAGTCTTGGAACAGAGCTGGGCAGAGGTTCAACAGAAGGCTCTGCAATGGGTCCAGGTGCAGAACCAATgactgatgaagtgggcacggaACTGGAGGAGGTACGGAAGCTGCAGGAACTTGTAAGAAGACTTGAGTTCCAGAATCAGCAGTTGAGAACTAGAAGCCTCCGAAGTGTGCCAGAGGCAAAActgctgagccaggctgctgctggAGTAGATAATTGCAATTCCAGGCTCAATGGAATGGAAATGAATAATAGCATCAACGCTCTGATGGATAAGCAAGAGTTGCAGATGGTGGCAGACCTGCACTCTGCACTAAGTAAAATGAAGTCGGAAGCAGAAGAGAGAGAAGACTGTTTGAAAAAAGATGTAGAGGCCACAGTGCAGCATAGCTGTGCCACTGCTTCTGGGAAAGCATCTTCCAACACACATTTTGTGAGCAGTACAGAAAAGCAGAGCAGTGATGATAATACCAGCTTCTCCAGCTGGGACTGTGGCGGCACAGTGCATGTGGAAAACTTCACCATCGGAGGCATTGAGCCAATAGTGAGAATGAGTGAAGAAAGTACAGCTGTAGAAGACCTTCTGAGTGAGACAACTCTGGATAAGGTGGAAGTGCTAGAGCTTGAGTATGGGACTGATGAAGAGGACAGTTG GCTATATGTCTCACCAAGAAAGTCATCTATAGATGAAAAGGAATCTCCCTTGAAATGGTGCAGGCAGGTGTTGGATCACCCAAGCCCTGAGACAGAGGCAGCCTGCCGCACCCTCATCAATAGGCTTGACCAAG GTTATTTGAGTATGCACTCAGCTTTAAGTTCTCAGTCCTCTGTTGAAAGTGAACTCAGTACATCAGATGACTCCATATCAATGGGATACAAACTGCAGGATTTGACTGATGTCCAAGTAATGGCCCGCCTACAGGAAGAAA GTCTCCGTCAGGACTGCGCTTCCAGCTCAGCCTCCGTTTCTCGCCGCAGCTCCAGTGCCTCCTTGCATTCTTTGCGCAGAGGCACCTACAGTGACCAGGACTTTGACACATACAGCTTGGAGGATGAAGATGATGACTGTTCCCTTTCCTATCATAGCAGCCACAGATATTCCCCATCCCCCCTCAGCTCTCCACGGTGCCAGTCCCCATCCACAAACACAGACTACGGCAAGGTGGCAGGCACCCGGATTCGGCCGCCACGGAGAACAATGCAAAGTTCTATGCAAGACAGATTGAAATACTCTGGGAATGAAG AGGAGCTGCGGCACAGCATGCCTAACTTGGCCAGAACAGGCCTGCGCTCCTTGGAATCTGTAAGGAACAGCCGCAGCTTGGAGTCAGATCTCCAGGTTCCTAGTAACCGACTCTCCAGAATCCAACAACCATCAAGCA GTCTGACAACAAGTAAGCTCCGATACTCCTCTGGTTCTGGGCAGTCTCCTTTAACAGTCCGACAGCCGATGAAAGCGGGTTCCTGTACGAATGCTCTCTTAACACCACGACAGCCCGTTAGAGCCACTGGTTATGCAAGTCCTACTGGTAGAGTTCGAAAGCTACAGTCTTCCACACTCAACCCAGCTTCTGCAGGCAGTAGTAGTTCTATGGCTAGAAATAGTGTAGCCACAGGAGCAAAGAATTCTGCAGCTAAAACGCGAACGTCTGTAGGGGGAGCACCTGCTCCAAAGAGCAAGCTGAACCAGCCAGCCAAGAG ATTTCCAAAGGCTGGTGTTTCTGCTGATGACTCTTGGAAAGATGGGTGTTACTGA